The genomic interval GAGAGCCGGGGCGTCGCGCACATCGTCGGAATTGGGCTTGAACGCCGCACCGAGCGCTGCCACGCGGCACCCAGCGAGGTCACCGCCCGCGAGCTCGCGGATCACGTCGACGGCACGCACCCGGCGGCGCAGGTTGATCTGGTCGATCTCGTCGAGGAAGCGCACCGCCTGCCCCGCACCCAGCTCCTCCGCCCGCGCTCGGAAGGCACGGATGTCCTTCGGCAGGCATCCGCCGCCGAACCCGAGTCCGGGCTTCAGGAAGCGGGATCCGATGCGGTCATCGAGTCCGAGCGCGCACGCGAGCGTCGTGACATCCGCGCCCACGGTCTCGCACACCTCGGCCATCGCGTTGATGAACGAGATCTTGGTGGCGAGGAACGAGTTCGCGGCGACCTTCACGAGCTCCGCCGTCGCCATGTCGGCGACGACGAGCGGCGTGCCCGTGTCGAGGATCGGCGCATATACCTGACGCAGCATATGCTCGGCCCACGGGGTCTCCACCCCGAACACAAGTCGGTCCGGGTTGAGGGTGTCCTCGACCGCGAAGCCCTCGCGAAGGAACTCGGGGTTCCACGCGAGTTCGACCTCGTCACCCGCCGGCGAGAGCTCGCGCACGAGCCCGGCGAGGCGGCTGGCCGTGCCGACAGGCACGGTCGATTTGCCGACGATGAGCGCGCGACGATCGATGCGCGCCGCGAGTCCGGTCGCCGCCGCATCGACGAAGCGCATGTCGGCGCGGTTCGAGCCCGTCTGCTGCGGCGTGCCGACGCAGATGAAGTGGACATCCCCGAACGCGGCGACCGCATCGAGGTCGGTCGTGAATCTCAGCCGGCCAGACGCGAGCGCCGCCTCGAGCTGCTCCGGAAGCCCGGGCTCGAAGAACGGAACGCGCCCGGCCGAGAGGGACGCGATCTTGTCGGGGTCGACATCGAAGCCGAGCACCTCGAATCCGAGTGCGGCCATACAGACGGCATGGGTGGCGCCGAGGTACCCCGTCCCGATCACAGTGATCCGGGGTGCTTCGGAGGTGGAGCCTTGCTGATCCTGGTACGACACCGGGAACCTCCAGAGTGTGCGTTGATGGTGGGGGGATGGTGCGGTTTCTTCTGGTGCAGCGGGACGCGTGATCGGGAGCGCGCCCTGCCTCCTCAGCCTCGACAGCTCACATTGCTGAACCCTTCGCCGGCGTCGGAGACCTGGTTGTCGCACGCGACGACGTTGTCGTTGACCGGCGTGAGAGAGAACCCGAATCCGGGTCCGCCCACGACGGCGATGTTCGACCGGAACGTGTTTCCGGTCCCCCATCCGCCGTCGCCGATCTCATGCGTCTGGAAGCCATCGAGAGGCGAGTTCTCGCCCGTGTTGCCCTCGATGATCCAGTCGTTTCCCTTCACATCCACCCAGCTGTCGGCTGCGACGATGCGGGAGCCGTCGAATGTGTTGCCGCGGATGACACCCCCTGTCGTGCCCTCCTTGACGTCGATCGCCTCAGAGGTCGTGCCGTGGATGTAGTTGCCTTCGACGAGATTGCGATCCGAGCGATCCGGCTCGCAGTCGGTGATCGTGCACCAGTTGCTGTCGGCTGAGCCGATGTAGACCCCTTCGCCGAACTTCTCGCGGCGCAGACCCGTGTCGCTGATGTCGTTGCCCACGACCCGGTTGTCGGTGGAGTGTCCGCGGAGGTGGATCGCCTCGTCGCCGATGCTGAACACGGTGAGGCCCTGGATCGTGGAGCCGACAGTGCCATCCGCCATCACGCCCTTCTGCCCGTTGGTGACGGTGAAGCCCGCCAGGTGCCAGTACTGCGCCCCATCGAGGTGGAAGACATACCCGCCTTTCACTCCCCCGCCGTCGAGCACGGCTTCCCTGGGGCCGCACAGCGTGACGAGTTCGTCGGACGTGCCGGAGGTCGAGGCGACGAACTCGCCTTCGTACACTCCCGGCTGCATCACGATGACATCTCCGGGCGCTGCGGAGGCGAGCGCGGATGCGAGCTCGTCGGCGCCCGACACTGTCTGAGTGGCGTCCGGACAGCCCTCGACATCGACCGCCGACTCGGGCGCGTCCGCTTGCTGGGTCGCGGTCGGACTCGGCGTGTCGGTGCGCCCGGGAATGCTGGTGGGAGCGCTCTGCGGGTTCGCGGGCGAGGCGAGCAGCGCGGCGCCTGTCCAGATGAGCGCCACGAACACACCTCCCGCGACGAACGAGAGCGCCGCGAGAAGCCACGGACGGGCGAGAAGCTCGGCGATCATGCCGCCCGCCCCGATTCTGCGGTCGAGACCTGCTGCACTGTCGACACCGGCTCGCTCGACGTGATCTCCGCCGTCGACGCGCTCGTCGGCTCCAGAGGCGTCACGGGCTCACGACCGTAGTCGCGCGGATCCGCGATCCCTGCGGTGAGCGACGACAGCGGCGCATGCGAGCTGTAGGGGTGGGTCAGCGCCCGCCGCGGCTCACGTCGACGCAGCCCCGTGACGGCGGTGACCACGACGATCAGTCCGAGAACGATCCACACGAGCGTGAGCGGCTGGAAGATGCCGCGCAGGATGACATCGAGCGGCTTGGTGCCCTGCCACGCCGTGATGTCGTTGCCCCGGATGACGGCATCGGACTCCGAACGAGCAGCATCGATCGCACTCGGGCCGCGCCCGGAGACTGTGTTGTTGCTGATCGTGACGGTTGCGAGATCCCGGATGATCGTCACTCCGTGGTTGCTGACATCGGTCACCGTGTTCCGGTCGATCGTTCCTGTGGCGTCGCGCAGGTAGATGCCGATCTCGCCTCCCGCGATGGAGTTCCCCTGCACGAGAGCGTCGCGGACGCCGTCGCGAAGCGCGATTCCCTGCTCCGCCGAGTTCTCCACGATGTTGTCGGTGATCGTGACGCCTTCGACGACGTCCGCAACGACGATGCCCATCGTGTGACCGTCCACCGTGTTGCCGTCGAGCACGAGATGTCGGCCCCCCACGGCCTCGATCCCGTAGCGACCGTTGCCGCGGACGAGGGAATCGTTCACGGCGTTGTTGCCGTAGCTGCCGATCGGGGTGCCTGTGGCACTGGGGCCGCCCGCGAGCGGTCCCCCTTCGAGGGTGACGCCGTTGCGTCCGTTCGCCTCTGCCGTCAGTCGATCGACGATGACCCCCGTCGTGGCGCGCGCGAGTCGCAGACCGTCGACCCCGTTGCCGGAGGCGGTGCTGTTGTGCACCACGGTGTCCGTCACCCCGCGATGCAGCACAAGGCCATCCACGAGGTTGTCGGCGAAAGTGGAGTCGCGGATGTCGACGCCGGCCGCGCTCGTGATGAACATCCCGAACGCATTCGCTCGGCTCTCGACATCGTCGATGTCGGCGGACACGAAGCTGTAGGCCCCGAGGTTCGGCGCGAGGTTGAGGGCCTCGGCCCCGCCCACGGGGAGGAGCTCCTGGCCGTAGACGGACGGCGCGGCGGGTTCAGCCGCCGCTGACTCGTCCCCGTCCTCGCTGAAGGTCTCAGGCGGCGCCGTTCCGGTCAGGGCGATGCCGCCTGTCGCGCCGGACCAGAATCCCAGGTCGTGGAAGCGCGCGTGGGAGATGGTCGCGTGGCCGCCTGTCACCCTCAGATAAGCCCGTCCGTCGGAGGTCTCCACATCGGGGGCGTTCGCGCCCGGGTCCCACCCGGACACCTCGACGGGCCGGTCGGCGGTGCCGATGATCTCAAGCCCGCCCCCGATGGTGACGATCGACACGAAAGCGGAGGGGGAGCTCGCCAGCCGCAGCACGAGTCCGTCCTCCGAGGACAGGTTCAGGGTGGCCCCCTGCTCGACGACGATGTTCTCGCTGAGCAGGTAGGAGCCATCCGGCTGACGCACGAAGGTGCTGGGCGCGTACTCGAGCAGGTCGCCGAGCGTGTAGGGCGCGTCGCGCCGGATGAGGACGAGGGTGTACGTGCTGCCGGTCACGAGCCGATAGGGACGCCCCTGATTCGCGTTCGTCCACCCCGCTGCATTCGAGATCGACCGGACGTCGATGAGACGCCGGTCCTCGGCGGCCACGAGCAGCGACTCGAGAGCGGGATCCCCGGGATACGGCTCCCCCACGACGGGCACGTTCTCGGCCGGTTCGGCCGAGTGCGCCGCCTGGGGAAGCACGAGCGCTGCCGCGACGCCGGCGACGACAGCCGCACGCAGCACGATCCAACGGCGCGACATCATGCCACCTCGGCGACGAGGGTGCGGGCGGTCTGCCCGTCCCCCCCGACGCGATCGGCGTGCCGTGTGAGCCATCCCTGCTTGTTCATGGTGACGAACGCGTAGGCCTTGAGCGGAAGCGCGATCAGGATGACCGTGAGGGTGACGACCGGCAGGATGACGATGTCGAGCGGTCGTCGCCGCAGATGCGAGATGCCTCGGATCCCGCGCCCGATGAAGAGCCACGCCACGACGGCCCAGATTCCGACCGTCGTGAGCTCCAGCCGACTGAAGATGATGTATCCGACCGTGAGACCCATCGTGACGGGGGTGAGCAGGATCTGGAGAACGGTGATCTTGGTCACGAACGGCACCCGCCACAGCCAGCCCTTGGCGATCGCCGTGAGGTAGGTGCGGTACGAGTTCCGGCTCCAGCGCACACGCTGCTTCACGAAGGCGCGGAAGCCCGACGGGAACATCGACAGGGCCCGCGCGGAGCGCTGGTGCACCGTCTGGTAGCCGGAGGCGAGCACGAGCCACGTGAGGCGACCGTCATCGCCGGAGATGCACCGTCGACCGAGGAAGAACTCGTTCTCGAGGTTGTCGAGCACCGGCAGCACCGCGTCACGCCGGTAGACGGCCGTGCGACCGGAGATGCAGGCCACGGCGCCTTTGCTGCCCATCGCGGGCACGTAGTCGTAGTAGCGCAGGTCGACGAGCCAGTCGGCAACCATGCGCCAGATGCTCGTGTGCCGCTGGTACACGTTCTGCTGTGTGCTCACCCCGCCGACGCGGGGGTCCGCGAACGGCATCTGGACGTTCTCGAGCAGCCCGGGGGTCCATGAGGTGTCCGAGTCGGTGAGCACGAGGATCTCACTCGTCGCAAGCCGGATGCCCGCCCCGAGCGCCGAGCGCTTGCCCGCGTGGTGGAAGAGGATCGGCCGGATTCGGTCGTCGCCGAGCGCCACGATCCGGTCGTACGCGTCGAGGTCGGCGACGTCGAGCACGATGATGATCTCCGTCGGATTCTGCTCGCGCCACGTCTCCAGGCATCGCATGAGGATGTCCGGATCCTCATGGAAGGACGGCACCACGACCGAGGTCGTGGTCTGGAACTCGCTCACGATGGCCGTCGTTCGCGCCGAGAGGATCACGCGGTACAGCCAGAGCGCCCACACGATCGTGCCCGCGATCGCGAGCGGGAAGTACGGAGCGAGCGTGGCGACGAGGTCGCCCAGATACGACCAGCTGAACTGGATCTCATCGGTCCAGGCGGCGGGTGCGGAGACGGGGAGATGGAGCATCGGAACTCCTCGGGGGGAAGGGGTGTCGGTTGACCGTCAACCGACATCGCGGCCGCGCAGGTTCACGCGGATCCGAGGAGGGGTCTTCGTCGACCGCTGGCGAGGTGTTGCCGGCTCCGCGATTTCGGTGTGCGGAGGCGAGAACGCCATCGGCTGATCGTGCGACTGTGTCACCCGGACGTTCGCACGTCAACGCATTTCGACCCCGTCACGACCGAACGTCACGCGCTGTTCACATCGATCCCCGCGCCGAAACGCGTTGGACATCTGTCAGGTAAGAGGTCGGCCTCAGCTGCGTCAGCGGACGGGCTCGAGCGCGAGGTCGCGGCGACGCGCGATGCCCTGCTTCGACGCCAGCCGATCGACCCACAGCACATACGCCACGGTCAGAACGAGCTGCGTGAGCGGCGCGAGCGGCCCGCTGCCCTCGGAACTCATCTGCGTGGTGCCCTGGATGCCGCTCGTGAGCACGAGGAACGCCGCCACGTTGTTGATGACGTGCAGAGCGATCGCGGCTTCGAGTCCTCCGGTGCGCAACGTGACGATGGCGAAGCCGAGACCCATGACGGCGACGCTCAGCATGCCCCAGATCTCGTACTGGGTGTGCCCGATCGTGAACAGGATGGTCGCGATGACGACGGCGAGCGGCCATGCCTTCACCCAGGCCCCGACCACCTGCAGCAGCAGACCGCGGAAGATGTACTCCTCGGCGGTGGCCTGCAGCGGAACGAGCAGCACGATGATGACCGCGAGCAGCGCGAAGAGCGCCGGATCGACCTCGACAGGTGTGATCGTCTCGCCCGTGAACGGCGCGATGATCCACGGGAGACCGATCGACACGGCCGTGACGACGAGCGCGGGAACCG from Salinibacterium sp. ZJ70 carries:
- a CDS encoding UDP-glucose/GDP-mannose dehydrogenase family protein; the encoded protein is MSYQDQQGSTSEAPRITVIGTGYLGATHAVCMAALGFEVLGFDVDPDKIASLSAGRVPFFEPGLPEQLEAALASGRLRFTTDLDAVAAFGDVHFICVGTPQQTGSNRADMRFVDAAATGLAARIDRRALIVGKSTVPVGTASRLAGLVRELSPAGDEVELAWNPEFLREGFAVEDTLNPDRLVFGVETPWAEHMLRQVYAPILDTGTPLVVADMATAELVKVAANSFLATKISFINAMAEVCETVGADVTTLACALGLDDRIGSRFLKPGLGFGGGCLPKDIRAFRARAEELGAGQAVRFLDEIDQINLRRRVRAVDVIRELAGGDLAGCRVAALGAAFKPNSDDVRDAPALDVARLLYLEGAEVVVYDPEATANAHRVYPDLDYVSSFAEAVTGADVVALLTEWDEFRFADPADMGALVASRRILDARNVLDASRYQAAGWDYRALGRPAVGMGMSHRENLEDSVA
- a CDS encoding right-handed parallel beta-helix repeat-containing protein: MIAELLARPWLLAALSFVAGGVFVALIWTGAALLASPANPQSAPTSIPGRTDTPSPTATQQADAPESAVDVEGCPDATQTVSGADELASALASAAPGDVIVMQPGVYEGEFVASTSGTSDELVTLCGPREAVLDGGGVKGGYVFHLDGAQYWHLAGFTVTNGQKGVMADGTVGSTIQGLTVFSIGDEAIHLRGHSTDNRVVGNDISDTGLRREKFGEGVYIGSADSNWCTITDCEPDRSDRNLVEGNYIHGTTSEAIDVKEGTTGGVIRGNTFDGSRIVAADSWVDVKGNDWIIEGNTGENSPLDGFQTHEIGDGGWGTGNTFRSNIAVVGGPGFGFSLTPVNDNVVACDNQVSDAGEGFSNVSCRG
- a CDS encoding right-handed parallel beta-helix repeat-containing protein; its protein translation is MSRRWIVLRAAVVAGVAAALVLPQAAHSAEPAENVPVVGEPYPGDPALESLLVAAEDRRLIDVRSISNAAGWTNANQGRPYRLVTGSTYTLVLIRRDAPYTLGDLLEYAPSTFVRQPDGSYLLSENIVVEQGATLNLSSEDGLVLRLASSPSAFVSIVTIGGGLEIIGTADRPVEVSGWDPGANAPDVETSDGRAYLRVTGGHATISHARFHDLGFWSGATGGIALTGTAPPETFSEDGDESAAAEPAAPSVYGQELLPVGGAEALNLAPNLGAYSFVSADIDDVESRANAFGMFITSAAGVDIRDSTFADNLVDGLVLHRGVTDTVVHNSTASGNGVDGLRLARATTGVIVDRLTAEANGRNGVTLEGGPLAGGPSATGTPIGSYGNNAVNDSLVRGNGRYGIEAVGGRHLVLDGNTVDGHTMGIVVADVVEGVTITDNIVENSAEQGIALRDGVRDALVQGNSIAGGEIGIYLRDATGTIDRNTVTDVSNHGVTIIRDLATVTISNNTVSGRGPSAIDAARSESDAVIRGNDITAWQGTKPLDVILRGIFQPLTLVWIVLGLIVVVTAVTGLRRREPRRALTHPYSSHAPLSSLTAGIADPRDYGREPVTPLEPTSASTAEITSSEPVSTVQQVSTAESGRAA
- a CDS encoding glycosyltransferase, producing the protein MLHLPVSAPAAWTDEIQFSWSYLGDLVATLAPYFPLAIAGTIVWALWLYRVILSARTTAIVSEFQTTTSVVVPSFHEDPDILMRCLETWREQNPTEIIIVLDVADLDAYDRIVALGDDRIRPILFHHAGKRSALGAGIRLATSEILVLTDSDTSWTPGLLENVQMPFADPRVGGVSTQQNVYQRHTSIWRMVADWLVDLRYYDYVPAMGSKGAVACISGRTAVYRRDAVLPVLDNLENEFFLGRRCISGDDGRLTWLVLASGYQTVHQRSARALSMFPSGFRAFVKQRVRWSRNSYRTYLTAIAKGWLWRVPFVTKITVLQILLTPVTMGLTVGYIIFSRLELTTVGIWAVVAWLFIGRGIRGISHLRRRPLDIVILPVVTLTVILIALPLKAYAFVTMNKQGWLTRHADRVGGDGQTARTLVAEVA
- a CDS encoding CPBP family intramembrane glutamic endopeptidase, which produces MTDSVPPPDDRGTPTPPFAPVEANAPQPVAGAPLPYSANVPGGPVMVPAGWTQLPPPPPPVESPTAYHRLYRTNPRYRWWRPLVAVLLFGVFALTALLALNIIWFVVAMAVGQVTLDDLARPDFADWLVALLSDITNPLSLVMLLGSLAVLLPLVPLALLCAGIRPVGVTSSVAFRLRWRWMLRCAVPALVVTAVSIGLPWIIAPFTGETITPVEVDPALFALLAVIIVLLVPLQATAEEYIFRGLLLQVVGAWVKAWPLAVVIATILFTIGHTQYEIWGMLSVAVMGLGFAIVTLRTGGLEAAIALHVINNVAAFLVLTSGIQGTTQMSSEGSGPLAPLTQLVLTVAYVLWVDRLASKQGIARRRDLALEPVR